In Paenibacillus hexagrammi, the following are encoded in one genomic region:
- a CDS encoding YifB family Mg chelatase-like AAA ATPase translates to MYGKVRSACLQGIEGQIIEVEVDISSGLPQINLVGLPDTAIRESVERVRSAIKNCGFTFPMDRITVNLAPADLRKEGSSFDLAIAMGILISSGQVAFQAAEQTLLVGELALDGTLRPVAGVLSMVHAAEKMGVKRIVVPAQNAQEAKLIDGVEVYALTRLAQLSTKNDSLWDELLVENKEDACSENMTKHAESSLYGEDFADVSGQYQVKRAMMVAAAGMHNMMLIGPPGTGKTMLAKRLPTILPPMSDSEALEVTKIFSASGKLADRSALLRARSFRSPHHTISAAGLVGGGSIPKPGEVSLAHRGVLFWMSFPNSHEACWKYCVSPLKTAE, encoded by the coding sequence ATGTACGGAAAAGTAAGAAGCGCATGCTTACAAGGAATCGAAGGTCAGATCATTGAAGTCGAGGTCGATATTTCAAGCGGCTTACCCCAAATCAACCTCGTTGGCTTACCCGATACAGCCATCCGAGAATCCGTGGAACGAGTGCGTTCCGCCATCAAAAACTGCGGGTTTACTTTCCCCATGGACCGGATTACCGTCAATCTGGCACCGGCCGACCTGCGCAAGGAGGGTTCTTCTTTCGATCTAGCGATTGCCATGGGGATATTGATCTCTAGTGGGCAGGTAGCCTTTCAAGCTGCGGAACAAACTTTGCTTGTAGGAGAGCTTGCTCTGGACGGGACGTTAAGGCCTGTAGCCGGCGTGTTATCCATGGTGCATGCAGCTGAAAAGATGGGTGTAAAGCGAATTGTAGTTCCAGCGCAAAACGCCCAGGAAGCTAAGCTGATTGATGGTGTAGAGGTCTACGCATTAACAAGACTCGCGCAATTAAGTACGAAGAACGACTCGCTTTGGGATGAGCTTCTAGTTGAGAATAAAGAAGATGCATGCAGCGAGAATATGACAAAACATGCTGAAAGCTCCTTGTACGGTGAGGATTTTGCCGATGTAAGCGGCCAATATCAAGTAAAGCGGGCTATGATGGTTGCTGCCGCCGGCATGCACAACATGATGCTGATTGGCCCTCCCGGTACGGGAAAAACGATGCTTGCAAAGCGTTTACCCACCATTCTCCCCCCTATGTCAGACTCCGAGGCTCTGGAAGTAACGAAAATATTCAGTGCGTCAGGCAAGCTTGCCGATCGTTCGGCATTACTGCGCGCACGATCCTTCCGATCTCCGCATCACACCATCTCAGCTGCAGGTCTCGTTGGCGGCGGATCTATTCCCAAACCCGGTGAAGTGAGTTTAGCGCATCGGGGCGTACTCTTTTGGATGAGCTTCCCGAATTCTCACGAAGCGTGCTGGAAGTATTGCGTCAGCCCCTTGAAGACCGCAGAGTGA
- a CDS encoding ATP-binding protein, producing MLEVLRQPLEDRRVNISRARATYSFPSQFMLIAAMNPCPCGYLGAESEQQPCTCSPLKIIQYRSKISGPLLDRIDLHIEVPKPAFAQLSHHSDNLSSEKMLEQVLMAKQRQLSRYQGTGIQTNSELSGKLLRRICRLTPEGSRLMEASFESLGLSARAHDRILRLALTVADMDQSEQIMPQHVAEAIQYRNLDKKQSM from the coding sequence GTGCTGGAAGTATTGCGTCAGCCCCTTGAAGACCGCAGAGTGAATATCAGCAGAGCAAGAGCCACGTACAGCTTCCCTTCCCAATTCATGTTGATTGCGGCAATGAACCCTTGCCCCTGCGGATATTTAGGCGCTGAATCCGAGCAGCAGCCATGCACCTGCAGTCCATTAAAAATCATCCAATATCGTTCAAAAATATCGGGGCCCTTGCTCGACCGAATCGATCTTCACATTGAAGTGCCCAAGCCGGCTTTCGCGCAGCTCAGCCATCATTCGGATAACCTCTCGTCTGAAAAAATGTTGGAGCAAGTGCTTATGGCTAAACAGAGGCAGTTGAGCCGTTATCAAGGTACCGGGATCCAAACGAACAGCGAATTGAGCGGAAAGCTGCTTCGCAGGATTTGCCGATTGACTCCCGAAGGCAGCCGCTTGATGGAAGCCTCATTCGAATCCCTTGGCCTAAGCGCAAGAGCGCATGACCGGATTCTAAGGCTGGCCCTTACCGTTGCAGACATGGACCAGAGCGAGCAAATTATGCCTCAGCATGTGGCGGAAGCGATACAATATCGCAATTTGGATAAAAAACAGTCGATGTAG
- a CDS encoding ribonuclease HII — MLEHEIDLWNQGFVHIAGVDEVGRGCLFGDVVAAAVILPAGFVIEEVNDSKKLSEKKRELLYERIIDEAVAVSVGIVDVETIERINIKQASRLAMKQAIEGLVTKPDYLLVDAEKVDLDISQLAVIHGDALSQSIAAASIIAKVTRDRMCQKWEELYPEYGILVHKGYATKHHREMLLRYGPTPLHRKLFIRNIMAQAEQQAEQMELELF; from the coding sequence GTGCTTGAACATGAAATAGATCTTTGGAATCAAGGTTTTGTCCATATTGCTGGGGTGGATGAAGTGGGGAGGGGCTGCTTGTTTGGGGACGTTGTAGCGGCTGCAGTTATTTTACCAGCGGGTTTTGTTATCGAGGAAGTCAATGATTCAAAGAAGCTCTCTGAAAAGAAAAGGGAGCTGCTCTATGAGCGGATTATAGATGAAGCAGTAGCGGTGTCCGTTGGAATCGTTGATGTGGAAACCATTGAGCGTATTAATATCAAACAAGCCTCCAGACTGGCTATGAAGCAAGCTATTGAGGGACTGGTCACTAAACCTGACTATTTGCTGGTAGACGCAGAGAAAGTGGATCTGGACATTTCTCAGCTTGCCGTCATTCATGGAGACGCTCTAAGTCAATCCATTGCCGCTGCTTCCATCATAGCGAAAGTGACCAGAGACCGGATGTGCCAGAAGTGGGAGGAGCTATACCCGGAATACGGCATTCTAGTACATAAAGGCTATGCCACGAAGCATCATCGTGAGATGCTGCTCCGATATGGACCGACCCCCTTGCATCGAAAGCTTTTTATTCGTAACATCATGGCTCAAGCTGAGCAGCAAGCGGAGCAGATGGAACTGGAATTATTTTAA
- the trmD gene encoding tRNA (guanosine(37)-N1)-methyltransferase TrmD, translating to MRIDVLTLFPEMFEGVFSSSILGKARDKGIVSFNTVNFRDYANNKHNTVDDYPYGGGGGMVLKAEPIFSAVEDLPVIGGESEQPVKPRVILMCPQGEPYTQKKAEELASEKHLVFICGHYEGYDERIREYLVTDEISVGDYVLTGGELPAMVVIDSVTRLLPGVLGNEMSAVTDSFSTGLLEYPHYTRPVKFRDMEVPEILLSGHHENVNRWRRQQALLRTWQRRPDLLEGRELTKEEKAWLDEWKREGLE from the coding sequence ATGAGAATCGACGTATTGACCTTATTTCCGGAAATGTTCGAGGGTGTTTTTTCGTCCAGTATTTTAGGCAAAGCCCGCGATAAAGGGATCGTTTCCTTCAACACGGTCAATTTTCGCGACTATGCGAATAATAAACACAATACAGTCGATGATTACCCTTACGGCGGGGGAGGGGGTATGGTGCTTAAGGCGGAGCCGATTTTTTCCGCGGTTGAGGATCTTCCGGTCATCGGAGGTGAATCAGAGCAGCCTGTGAAGCCGAGAGTGATCCTGATGTGCCCCCAAGGAGAGCCGTATACACAGAAGAAGGCGGAGGAGCTTGCTTCGGAGAAGCATCTTGTCTTTATTTGTGGCCACTACGAAGGTTACGATGAACGTATTAGAGAGTATTTGGTGACGGACGAGATATCTGTAGGTGACTATGTACTAACAGGCGGAGAACTGCCTGCAATGGTCGTAATAGATAGCGTAACAAGACTTCTGCCAGGAGTGCTTGGTAATGAAATGTCCGCGGTAACCGATTCCTTCAGCACAGGGCTGCTTGAATATCCGCATTATACGAGGCCGGTCAAATTCAGAGATATGGAAGTGCCCGAGATTTTGCTGTCAGGCCATCATGAGAATGTGAATCGTTGGCGAAGACAGCAAGCATTGCTGCGGACTTGGCAGCGTAGGCCGGACTTGCTTGAAGGAAGAGAATTGACGAAGGAAGAGAAGGCTTGGCTGGACGAATGGAAGCGGGAAGGACTGGAGTGA
- the ylqF gene encoding ribosome biogenesis GTPase YlqF, with protein sequence MTIQWFPGHMTKARRQIEDKLKLIDIVIELLDARVPLSSRNPMVDEILKGKPRMVLLNKYDLADSQLTAEWVRYFAEQGLKALPIDAATGTNVKEILPRAKELWAHKIEAQLRKGVNPRAVRALIVGIPNVGKSTLINQLAGKKIAATGDRPGVTKGQQWIKVGTEMDLLDTPGILWPKFEDQMVGLRLAATGAIKEELLHMDEIAFFVIKYMVKHYGAALQERFGIAELPEDLDDPNEVVKVMEAVGRKRGAIVSGGKVDLDKASLIIIRDLRAGKLGRITLEVPGEL encoded by the coding sequence ATGACCATACAATGGTTTCCCGGCCACATGACCAAGGCCCGCAGACAGATTGAAGATAAGCTTAAGCTGATCGATATCGTCATCGAGCTTTTGGATGCTCGCGTCCCGCTATCGAGCCGGAACCCAATGGTAGATGAAATTCTAAAGGGAAAGCCCCGTATGGTGCTTCTCAACAAGTATGATTTAGCGGATTCGCAATTAACCGCCGAGTGGGTACGATATTTTGCAGAACAAGGTTTAAAGGCTTTGCCGATTGATGCGGCCACCGGAACGAATGTAAAAGAGATTCTTCCGCGAGCCAAAGAACTATGGGCACATAAGATCGAAGCGCAGCTTCGTAAGGGCGTGAATCCCCGAGCGGTTCGAGCGCTTATTGTCGGAATACCCAATGTGGGCAAATCGACACTCATTAATCAGTTAGCTGGGAAGAAGATCGCTGCAACCGGCGATAGGCCAGGAGTGACAAAGGGACAGCAGTGGATCAAAGTAGGCACAGAAATGGACCTTTTGGATACGCCAGGTATTCTTTGGCCGAAGTTTGAAGATCAGATGGTCGGTCTGCGGTTAGCTGCGACAGGCGCGATTAAAGAAGAATTGCTTCATATGGATGAAATCGCATTTTTTGTTATCAAATATATGGTCAAACACTATGGTGCGGCTCTTCAGGAGCGATTTGGCATTGCCGAGCTGCCAGAGGATCTTGACGACCCGAATGAAGTCGTGAAGGTCATGGAAGCCGTCGGAAGAAAACGCGGTGCGATCGTAAGCGGCGGCAAAGTCGATCTTGATAAAGCGTCACTGATCATTATTCGGGACCTGCGTGCAGGGAAATTAGGCAGAATCACACTAGAAGTTCCCGGTGAATTATAA
- the sucC gene encoding ADP-forming succinate--CoA ligase subunit beta produces MNIHEYQGKEVLRQYGVSVPKGKVAFTVDEAVEAAKELGTSVVVVKAQIHAGGRGKAGGVKVAKNLDEVRTYASEILGKVLVTHQTGPEGKEVKRLLIEQGCDIKKEYYVGVVVDRATGCVVMMASEEGGTEIEEVAEHSPEKIFKEVIDPAVGLQAFQARKLAYAINIPTALVNKAVKFMTALYTAFVDKDCSIAEINPLVVTGDGDVMALDAKLNFDSNALYRHKDIQELRDLEEEDEKEIQASKFDLSYIALDGNIGCMVNGAGLAMATMDIIKYYGGDPANFLDVGGGATKEKVTEAFKIILSDEQVKGIFVNIFGGIMRCDVIAEGVVAAAKELGLSRPLVVRLEGTNVDLGKKILNESGLNIVAADSMADGAQKIVALVK; encoded by the coding sequence ATGAATATCCATGAGTACCAAGGAAAAGAAGTCCTGAGACAGTACGGAGTCAGCGTTCCTAAAGGTAAAGTTGCTTTTACTGTAGACGAAGCGGTTGAAGCGGCTAAAGAGCTTGGAACATCTGTTGTTGTCGTTAAGGCACAAATTCATGCCGGAGGCCGCGGTAAAGCGGGTGGCGTGAAAGTAGCCAAAAACCTCGACGAAGTACGTACATACGCAAGCGAAATTTTGGGTAAGGTCCTTGTTACTCACCAAACAGGCCCTGAAGGCAAAGAAGTAAAGCGCCTTTTGATCGAACAAGGCTGCGATATTAAGAAAGAGTATTACGTGGGCGTAGTCGTAGATCGTGCTACTGGCTGCGTTGTTATGATGGCTTCCGAAGAGGGCGGTACGGAGATTGAGGAAGTTGCCGAGCATTCCCCAGAGAAAATTTTTAAAGAAGTGATTGACCCTGCAGTCGGCCTGCAAGCTTTCCAAGCTCGCAAATTGGCTTACGCGATTAATATTCCAACTGCGCTTGTGAACAAAGCGGTTAAATTCATGACGGCTCTGTACACAGCGTTTGTAGATAAAGATTGCTCGATCGCTGAGATCAACCCATTGGTTGTAACTGGTGATGGCGATGTCATGGCTCTGGATGCGAAGCTGAACTTCGACTCCAATGCACTGTATCGTCACAAAGATATTCAGGAGTTGCGTGACCTGGAAGAAGAAGACGAGAAGGAAATCCAAGCTTCCAAATTTGATCTGAGCTATATCGCTTTGGACGGAAACATCGGCTGCATGGTTAATGGAGCTGGTCTTGCTATGGCGACAATGGACATTATCAAATACTACGGCGGAGATCCTGCTAACTTCCTTGACGTAGGGGGCGGCGCTACGAAAGAGAAAGTAACGGAAGCTTTCAAAATCATTCTGTCTGACGAACAAGTAAAAGGTATCTTCGTTAATATCTTCGGCGGTATCATGCGTTGCGACGTTATTGCTGAGGGTGTTGTAGCAGCTGCGAAAGAGCTTGGTCTTTCCCGTCCGCTTGTTGTGCGTTTGGAAGGTACGAACGTTGATCTTGGTAAGAAGATTCTTAACGAGTCCGGTCTGAACATCGTAGCGGCTGATTCCATGGCTGACGGCGCTCAGAAAATCGTTGCTCTAGTTAAATAA
- the sucD gene encoding succinate--CoA ligase subunit alpha, translating into MSILVNKNTRVITQNMTGNTGMFHTKGGLEYGTQMVAGAVPGKGGQNVDFTLEDGSTVTLPVYNTVAEAKAATDANASVIYVPPAFAADAIMEAVDADLDLVICITEGIPVLDMVKVKRYMEGKRTILIGPNCPGVITPGECKIGIMPGYIHTPGHVGVVSRSGTLTYEAVHQLTTRGIGQSSAVGIGGDPVKGSEFIDILKMFNEDPDTYAVIMIGEIGGTAEEEAAEWIAANMTKPVVGFIGGKTAPPGKRMGHAGAIISGGKGTAAEKVATMERCGIKVAATPSEMGSTLVSVLEEKGILEKCITKK; encoded by the coding sequence ATGAGTATTTTGGTCAATAAAAATACAAGAGTTATCACGCAAAATATGACGGGTAACACAGGTATGTTCCATACCAAAGGCGGTCTGGAGTACGGCACGCAAATGGTTGCGGGCGCTGTTCCTGGTAAAGGCGGTCAAAACGTCGACTTCACATTGGAAGACGGTTCTACCGTTACTCTTCCTGTCTATAACACGGTTGCAGAAGCTAAAGCGGCTACAGATGCTAACGCATCGGTTATTTATGTACCGCCTGCTTTTGCAGCAGACGCGATCATGGAAGCAGTAGATGCTGACCTGGATCTTGTTATTTGTATTACTGAAGGTATTCCTGTACTTGACATGGTCAAAGTAAAACGCTATATGGAAGGCAAAAGAACGATCCTGATCGGACCTAACTGCCCAGGCGTCATTACTCCAGGCGAGTGCAAAATCGGCATTATGCCGGGCTACATCCATACGCCAGGACACGTTGGCGTTGTATCCCGTTCCGGAACATTGACGTATGAAGCGGTTCATCAATTGACGACTCGCGGAATCGGACAATCTTCGGCTGTTGGTATCGGTGGAGACCCTGTTAAAGGCTCCGAGTTTATCGACATTTTGAAAATGTTCAATGAAGATCCTGATACTTATGCGGTTATCATGATTGGTGAAATTGGTGGTACGGCAGAAGAAGAAGCAGCTGAATGGATCGCGGCAAACATGACGAAGCCGGTTGTCGGTTTCATCGGCGGTAAAACAGCGCCTCCAGGCAAACGTATGGGTCACGCTGGCGCTATCATTTCAGGCGGTAAAGGTACGGCTGCTGAGAAAGTGGCGACAATGGAGAGATGCGGTATCAAAGTTGCTGCAACACCATCTGAGATGGGCTCCACTTTGGTAAGCGTACTTGAAGAAAAAGGCATTCTTGAAAAGTGCATTACAAAAAAATAA
- a CDS encoding YraN family protein: protein MTIERKDRRKELGAAGEEMAVQLLTDKGYTISSRNWRCRVGEIDIVAESEGVLVFVEVRTRNSSRSFGMAKESVDYRKQMKVREAAQYYLARYKLYDRRVRFDVLSIQMNQMHDRPLIEHIEGAF, encoded by the coding sequence ATGACCATTGAACGCAAGGACCGGAGAAAAGAGCTGGGAGCGGCAGGCGAGGAAATGGCGGTACAGCTCTTAACCGATAAAGGATATACGATTAGCTCAAGAAATTGGAGATGCCGAGTAGGAGAAATTGACATCGTTGCGGAGAGTGAAGGTGTCCTTGTGTTTGTTGAAGTCCGAACCCGCAATTCTTCAAGAAGCTTCGGGATGGCTAAAGAATCCGTCGATTACCGGAAGCAGATGAAGGTGAGAGAAGCGGCTCAGTATTACTTGGCGAGGTACAAGCTCTATGATCGGCGGGTCAGGTTCGATGTCTTGTCCATTCAAATGAATCAAATGCATGATCGTCCTCTCATTGAACATATTGAAGGAGCGTTCTAA
- a CDS encoding flagellar hook-length control protein FliK, producing the protein MNISGLIRSLVGDLQASDSKVLELKVGQVVKGVVLQLMNDQEAMINIGGVQVRAKLETPLKQGDVTMLQVQPESGNGQVLLKPLLASDVQIADESMNELLRAFSLKDTAGNRQLVQQIQQQGVPLTKETAQSFAAVLQQIPEGMEKEEWVQAAVLAYKRGLPLTKDTVAALRQTTAGPPAGQVLDNLMEQSETLLQEQPDHPAADTLKQVVSLLRELRESTPAAWTGKQPQPKADAAAAPARPAASQAGQEPPAAPDAPPAASTGSAAPAAGKPAAAPSAAAGHTASAAPRAEASPAGSAQPPAEVPPARPALAGAVPAAQARSAEPAASGEPPLAGSPAPAPPAEPKAAGRPQAQQPEAAPARAEADREPNWISRMLKSVGVEHEHHLAKLDDRSDALQRPRLQQDDQMLDLIARSEPQAGAEKPAAAETLKSLLLQLTASDDTPAPLKEAAQQAVQQVTGQQLMLSSDRASMFAHLTLFIPFMDNSGQQSAAVHIQSRKGKRGEVDANNCRLLFDLQMKSMGSTLVDVQVVNKIVSLHIHNDHPAVSALIEGSRQEIAASMNKAGYQFLSLKVSPFPEPIQANEGEGKLNGHSEALKADLRSLYEPKTYKGVDFRA; encoded by the coding sequence ATGAATATTAGCGGATTGATCCGCAGCTTGGTTGGGGATTTGCAGGCGTCGGACTCTAAAGTATTGGAGCTCAAGGTTGGACAAGTTGTCAAAGGTGTTGTTCTGCAGTTAATGAACGATCAAGAAGCTATGATCAACATCGGCGGTGTACAGGTGCGCGCTAAGTTGGAAACTCCCCTGAAGCAGGGGGATGTAACGATGCTCCAGGTGCAACCAGAGTCTGGGAATGGACAGGTTTTACTGAAGCCGCTTCTTGCTTCTGATGTGCAAATAGCTGACGAATCAATGAATGAGCTGCTGAGAGCCTTCTCTTTAAAAGATACGGCAGGGAACCGACAGCTGGTGCAGCAGATTCAGCAGCAGGGCGTCCCCTTAACGAAGGAAACTGCACAGTCGTTTGCGGCTGTTCTCCAACAGATACCGGAAGGTATGGAGAAAGAAGAATGGGTACAGGCGGCGGTTCTGGCTTATAAAAGAGGTCTCCCTCTTACGAAGGATACGGTGGCTGCTTTACGGCAGACGACAGCCGGACCGCCTGCGGGACAGGTACTGGATAACTTGATGGAGCAGTCGGAGACGCTGCTGCAGGAGCAGCCGGATCATCCGGCTGCGGATACGTTGAAGCAGGTGGTCAGCCTGCTTCGTGAATTGCGCGAGTCCACGCCAGCTGCGTGGACGGGGAAGCAGCCGCAGCCGAAGGCAGACGCGGCTGCAGCGCCGGCAAGGCCTGCTGCTTCGCAGGCAGGCCAAGAGCCTCCGGCGGCGCCTGACGCGCCGCCTGCAGCCTCTACCGGCAGCGCTGCGCCCGCTGCCGGCAAGCCCGCAGCCGCGCCTTCGGCGGCTGCAGGGCACACCGCCTCCGCTGCGCCGCGCGCGGAGGCGAGCCCCGCCGGCTCGGCGCAGCCGCCGGCGGAAGTGCCTCCCGCCCGCCCAGCGTTGGCGGGCGCAGTACCTGCGGCTCAGGCGCGCAGCGCTGAGCCTGCCGCAAGCGGCGAACCGCCCTTGGCGGGTTCGCCAGCTCCCGCGCCGCCGGCTGAGCCGAAGGCGGCGGGGCGCCCGCAGGCGCAGCAGCCGGAGGCTGCGCCTGCAAGAGCAGAGGCTGATCGAGAGCCAAACTGGATCAGCCGCATGCTAAAGAGCGTGGGCGTAGAGCATGAGCATCATCTCGCGAAGCTTGATGATCGGTCGGATGCTCTGCAGCGCCCACGACTGCAGCAGGACGATCAGATGCTCGACCTGATCGCCCGCAGTGAACCGCAGGCAGGCGCAGAGAAGCCTGCCGCCGCCGAGACCCTCAAGAGCCTGCTTCTGCAGCTCACTGCCTCGGATGATACGCCTGCGCCGCTCAAAGAGGCGGCGCAGCAGGCCGTGCAGCAGGTCACCGGTCAGCAGCTGATGCTAAGCAGTGACAGAGCCTCCATGTTTGCTCATCTAACGTTGTTTATACCTTTTATGGACAACTCAGGACAGCAATCGGCAGCTGTGCATATCCAGTCCCGCAAGGGCAAGCGCGGGGAAGTGGATGCGAATAATTGCAGGCTGCTATTCGATTTGCAGATGAAATCGATGGGTAGTACACTTGTCGATGTGCAGGTCGTTAATAAAATTGTCAGTCTGCATATCCATAATGATCATCCTGCAGTATCCGCATTGATTGAAGGCTCGAGGCAAGAAATAGCCGCTTCGATGAACAAGGCCGGTTATCAATTTTTATCGTTGAAGGTCTCGCCATTCCCAGAGCCTATCCAAGCTAATGAGGGTGAAGGGAAATTAAATGGCCATTCAGAAGCGCTCAAAGCGGACCTGCGAAGCTTATATGAGCCTAAAACGTATAAAGGGGTGGATTTCCGCGCATGA
- the rplS gene encoding 50S ribosomal protein L19: MNLIQEITKEQLRTDIPTFRPGDTLKVHVKVIEGSRERIQLFEGVVIKRRGGGISETFTVRKISYGVGVERTFPFHSPKIDKIEVARRGKVRRAKLYYLRGLRGKAARIKEIR, translated from the coding sequence ATGAATCTGATCCAAGAGATTACGAAGGAACAACTGCGTACGGATATTCCTACTTTCCGTCCAGGCGACACACTGAAAGTTCACGTAAAAGTTATCGAGGGTTCTCGTGAGCGTATTCAGCTGTTCGAAGGTGTTGTTATTAAGCGCCGCGGCGGCGGAATTAGCGAAACGTTTACCGTTCGTAAAATTTCGTACGGTGTAGGTGTGGAAAGAACGTTCCCGTTCCATTCTCCGAAGATTGACAAGATTGAAGTGGCTCGCCGTGGTAAAGTTCGTCGTGCGAAACTTTATTATCTGCGTGGTCTTCGCGGTAAAGCAGCGAGAATTAAAGAGATTCGATAA
- the lepB gene encoding signal peptidase I, whose translation MEERSQEQSYTEPVAGAKSAKSETWEWIKALLIAGVLVVIIRWLLFSPFIVDGASMQPNFQTAERLIVNKLIYDIRAPKRGEVIVFHAPEGKDYIKRVIALPGETVKVEGDKVYINGEEIDQPYLKEAIEQAHQEGRNYNRLANYAEQKVPDNELFAMGDNRSNSKDSRDPSVGFVPFEKVVGRAEVIFWPLNKFSFIHF comes from the coding sequence ATGGAAGAGAGAAGCCAGGAACAATCCTACACTGAACCTGTAGCCGGTGCGAAGTCAGCGAAAAGCGAGACCTGGGAATGGATCAAAGCGTTATTGATAGCCGGGGTACTGGTTGTCATTATCCGTTGGCTGTTATTTTCACCGTTTATTGTTGACGGCGCATCGATGCAGCCCAATTTTCAAACCGCCGAACGTCTGATCGTGAATAAATTGATTTACGATATTCGTGCACCAAAACGAGGGGAAGTTATTGTCTTCCATGCCCCTGAAGGAAAAGATTATATCAAACGGGTCATTGCCCTCCCGGGAGAAACGGTAAAAGTCGAAGGGGATAAAGTATACATAAACGGTGAAGAGATCGATCAGCCTTACTTGAAAGAGGCTATCGAGCAAGCTCATCAAGAAGGAAGAAATTATAACCGCTTAGCTAATTATGCTGAGCAGAAGGTGCCGGATAACGAGCTGTTCGCAATGGGGGATAACCGTTCTAACAGTAAGGATAGCCGCGACCCATCCGTTGGCTTTGTGCCTTTCGAGAAAGTGGTTGGCCGTGCTGAAGTGATTTTCTGGCCGCTTAACAAATTCAGCTTTATACATTTTTGA
- a CDS encoding EscU/YscU/HrcU family type III secretion system export apparatus switch protein, with protein sequence MSKEQPNNKPTPIKQAVALKYTPEQQKAPVVVAKGKGHMAETILQKAKENGVPIQEDSSLVEVLSKLDLDQEIPAELYQLVAEVLSFIYRSDHRMSAGSSRGLL encoded by the coding sequence ATGAGCAAGGAGCAGCCAAATAACAAGCCTACCCCGATCAAACAGGCGGTTGCGCTGAAATATACGCCGGAGCAGCAAAAAGCCCCGGTCGTCGTCGCCAAAGGTAAAGGCCATATGGCGGAGACAATTCTGCAAAAAGCAAAGGAAAATGGAGTACCGATTCAGGAAGACTCTTCGCTTGTGGAGGTGTTGTCCAAGCTGGATCTGGACCAGGAGATTCCTGCTGAGCTGTATCAGCTCGTCGCGGAAGTGCTCAGCTTTATTTACCGCTCGGATCATCGGATGAGTGCGGGCAGCTCGCGGGGGCTGCTATGA